The DNA segment CTCACAACTGACCTGGGCTGCAAGATAGAGGAACTGTGCCAAATTACAAATTGCGTTCAGTGCAATATTTCTGGGCGTTTTTGCATCTTTAcctgatttgcataattccttTACTGAATAGGGTATTTAACCCAGGCAGCAAATAAGTAAATGATGCCATCAGCGGGTGCAATTCATTCTCAGTGAAGCACAGTCCTATAGCCAGATTGTCTGTTTGTCTTTATGACAAGCCAATATTTGCAAATCGCTTGCAAATGTTCTTCCACCAGACCTGGGGCAAAGATTTATTTCTCTGCACTCAACTTAGACCGATCATCTGTCTGGAGATTGACAGCCTTATCCCCTCCAAAATACTGAAATACTGTTTGTTTGCTTGGTAAGATAAAATTATCTAAACTAAACTATCTCTGCTAAAGTGACGGAGAAAgaatatgttatgttatgtttagtCATTTAAAAGTATTCTTATTTTGTAGGATAGGCATGTCTACAGTATATGAATCCTTCTATATTTGGCCTATCTatccatagatataaataactagatgcacATTCAAGCGCTCCAGGCACGCAGACGtatccgccatcttggaacggtccactgacATCACTCACAGTTGACTAGAATGCCCCAACACTGCGCTGCGCAGCCATGGCTGTGAAAACCACGGGGATGTAAATTCCTGAAAAATGGGATAACCTTtcttgttgtcatgtgttagtgtagAAGATAtgatgtttgagtttacacaacaataatatgttttcataatcatacacagtcagCTTGATTTTGAATGTTAACGGACCGGCTCGCACCATCCAATATGGCGGATGACCTACGTATGGTGGCctatagaaacagatgctaatgcggcatctagttatttatatctatgtaTCTATCAATCTGTTACAGTAATTTACTTCATTCTTTAAGTTAGCAGAGAACACCATGTATTTAATTACCCAGAGTTCCCATTCCATTTTAGTTGTGTCTcactcacattcacacacaaaacaacacttttTTAGGTTTAAAGCCTCTTGTTCCTGTCTGTCGCATCCTGCTGCCACTGTCTTACTCCGTTAGTGTCACAtgcagtgcacacacacacgcacacacacacgcaacacacacacatacacacaaacactctcacacactcagAAACCACATGCATAATTGCAGCTTAAAGGAAAAACCTTTTAGTAGTGGCTGTCAGAGATTGACCCTGCAGCTTGCCTTGGGCAGCTGACTCCTGACATCTTgtaatgagtgtgtgtgtgtgtgtgcgtgtgtgtgcgtgcgtgtgtgtgtgtgtgtgtgtgtgtgtgtgtgtgtgtgtgtgtgtgtgtgtgtgcgtgtgtgcatgtgtgtatgtgtgggaagggtaaaccctacggtatggggacaaaatgtccccacaaagatggcaatatccaaaacccttgtccttgtggggacattttttggtccccatgaggaaacaagcttataaatcatacagaattaacttttttgaaaatctaaaagagcagacagttgtgtgtgattgttagggttagggggtgggttaggggtagggaatatgatatacagtttgtagagtataaaaaccattgcgtctatggaatgtccccataaaacatggaaacatggagagagagagagagagagagaaagttcaTGTGTTTAAAAGAGTGTTAGGTAAAGTTAAAGAGGCAGGAAATACAAggaaagaaatatttttttatttattccaaaTTTGCTGAAGaagaattaaattattttaaaggggtgatatgacagggctaaaacgaatagtattgtttgctttatatgtaatgcaatgtgtatcaCGATTTAAGactattttccacataccgtgcatgtttgtatctccttgttgccccgcctctctgaaacttttttacaaagctcattgcttgaaaagcgaggtgtgctatgattggccagttaaccagtgcgtagcgattggtcgaatactgcaagcatgtgacgtaattgtaacgcctcttaccatatttggaacatcaggttccagagcaattgtactgacaggtacgcccaccttacttgcgtatatattttggtggtcttagtcaaatcataccacaaactgatgtagatttgcaGGGGGGTGGttacgaggcatttcaggcaggtctgggtgagcattcgcttttagatagaacgcatcttttgttccgacactgtaatttttgcaattttacgtgtctaatacatgcacaggcaacttataacataccaaagacacagaaaaacatatgacctcatatgacccctttaataaaacaCCCACATAGCAAAAATAGTGGTCCTAAACAATTTACACTgcaacattttgtttgttaagaATGAATTAGCTGCAACACATCAAACCAAATGGCGtctgcaaacaaatgatgcTAAATCTTTTATCAcaacttttatttaattttaaatgccATAATTAATGTAGTGTTTGTAAAATAACCAAAGGTCTAGTTAATCACATTCCACATTTGACAACAAGAGTGTTTAAATACTTTTGccttaatatatacagtatacggttttattatttaaaaaacttatttttaaattgaCTTGTTTGAAGAATTTGCTTATGCTATATGcatcaacaaaaaatgtatttaaataaatgccacttggtttaatattttgttgaatCATACATACATACGTATTTGTATAGGTTTGGTCTTAATTTTCCAAATATGTTTTGGAGCtacttattttataattttgagATTTAGagatattttataatttaataaattatatcaCTAATGACATTATTTGCCATGCCacccttttattttttttaccttaaaaacattagtatataaaacacacagacatacaccCACACATACATAGATATATTAGTATATGTCCAAAATATACCTTTTTAGTCCTACATCTGCATATTATAGAATTTAAATCCTAATATGCTTTGGCAGTTTAGTAATTACTTTGTTTACCATCCTGTCCAATAAGCTTTGCTGACTCAAACAGATTAGAGtagtgttcgtgtgtgtgtgtgtgtgtgtgtgtgagagagagagagagagagagagagagagagagagagagagagagagatagagagagacagagacagagacagagaaagagaaagagaaagagaaagagaaagagagcgataGAATAATGATGATGCAGAAGAATTGACACCTGCAGTGGTGTAAAACAGAGGATCTGTGTTTAGCTGTGAAAGCTTAAAATTTGAGttaatttaatatttcatgACATAAACCACATTTCTCTTCACACTTTGAGTCCTTGTGTTTAATGCCACATTCACTGTGTAACCTTTCAACTGATCTGACATTTTACTAAACACACCGACACACTTTTAAAATGCAGAAGTACAGGCATACTCTTCCAGTTATGTTGTAGTCTATTATGGATGTTTAAATTATTCTTTAAGATGGATAATGTATCTGAATGTGTTGATTATGTTGTTCATGTGTGCACGTTGCGGTTGTTCATGTTACAGGTCTGTGATTGGTGCAAACACATCCGCCACACTAAGGAATACCTGGATTTTGGCGCAGGCGAAAGGCGTCTCCAGTTTTGCAGTGCAAAGTGTCTGAACCAATATAAGATGGACATATTCTATAAAGAGACTCAGGCTGCGCTGCCAGGGGGATTGTGTAACCCGTCTCTCCCTGCGGGAGATACAAAATCAGAGAGTGGAGCAGGTGTACAGCTCCTGACACCTGAGTCCTGGAGCTCACCTCTGAATGAGCTACGCGGTCGCAAGGCACCGTCACCAGCGGGCGCCACCCCTGTAGCTGGACCCTCTGGATCTGGGTCTGGGTCACCGTCCGAAACTGGAACTGTGTGTTCATCCTCGTCTTCgtcatcatcttcatcctcGTCTATGAAAATCCCCACACCACGGCCACATGAGAGCCCCATGTTACCGCACTATCCCCCACCGCCTATATCTGGCTTCCACCCGGCTCTGGGTGTGCCGCCCGGCAACCCGCCGATGGTCATGACTCCCCGTGGTCCGGTTCCTCTTCCTATCTTTATGGAGCATCAGATGATGCAGCAAATTCGCCCTCCATTCTTACGCCCCCCAGGCCTCAACAGCCCTCATTCCAATCCCATGATTCCCGGAATCGGACCACCACCCCCTACTCGGACTTTGGGTCCTCCGTCAAGCCCCATGCACCGCCCACTGCACTCTCCCCAGGTTCACCCATCATCCACTCCAACCCTTTCTGGAAACCCTCCAGGTATGATGTATCCTCAACCCGGCACCCACATGCCAGCATTGCCTTTCCCAGTTAACATGATGTCAGCTGGACCCATTCCTCTACCGCCCATTATGAATTTTGGCATGCCTTCTCTTGCCCCTTTAGTGCCACCACCAACATTATTAGTGCCCTATCCAGTTATTGTGCCATTACCAGTGCCCATACCCATACCAGTGCCCATACCATTCAGTCCGCAGGCATCAGGTGATCGACCAGGAAATGATTTAACGCTTCCGAACGCTGCAGGCGAGCGCAGTAATTCAAAGGCACCACCCTCGTTTTCTCCCAGCTCCTCTAGAGGGGACAGGAGGGACTTTCACCAAGCCCCGCCCACCTCAGATACACTCTCACCAGACTTTTCTAAACAGACAGAGCAGAGTAGGACAAACATGGTGGATGTGATGGTTAAAACGGAAAACAATGGGAACGTAAGCTCTGGACACTTCCACAAAGACACACCAGCAGATGGAGTCATTGATCTAACAACCAATCGGCGCTCACGGCAACAGCTAGTCATTCAGAGGGCTGTAACCTGTATGCAGGTAAAGGCAGAGCCTGGGATGAGCCCACCACCTCTACAGTTGGCTGAAGCTGAGGTGGATGGGATAGCCAGTACTAGCACAAGCGAAACAGAGGATAATCATATAGACAGTAATGCTAAAAGCCCATTGGCTAGCGTGACATTGCCATGTTCTGACCCCTCCTACTGCAATGGCACTCCGCCTCTTTCTCAGCCAATCACATGCAGCACTAAAATTGTTCCTAGCGACATCTCCACAGCAAAAACTGAGCCTGGCTCTGCTACACCCTGCAACGTGATTGTCAATGGGAGCAGTAATGTGCCATCTGCAGAAGGTTCAATCAGGACTCCACCGTTAGATCATCGACCTCTGGTGGAGCCCTGCCGCAGGACCGCCGCTATGTGTGACGAACCCGCTGCGACAGATCTAGAAGGAGAGGACCTAAAAGAAAACAGCTGCCTGGCCACAGAAAAAGACTCAGCAGGTAAGAGGAGTTTAAATGACCAGTCCGCTATTACAACAGGGACAGGAGAGGACAAACCACAGAGCACTGAAGATGTTCCATCTGGTGAGGACCATGCCTACGCTCTGCCCCTAATGCCCAAACCCGGCTGTGTCATTCAGCCCGTGCCCAGACCTGCTGACAAAACCACTGCCATCCTGCCATGTGGCTTGACAGCTCCATTAACAGGAACAGTGGCTATGGAAATGGAGCCTCCGCTGAAGAGAAGGTGTCTGCGTATCCGCAATCAGAACAAGTGAAACAGAGAACGGACAGGTGAGAATGAACTACTTTTTATCTTTAGTCATtaggattttaaagttttaaggtttattatttcagtttactgttcaaaagtttagggtcacttgagtGACATTTTTCTATTGATTTTACAAACCTTCTGATCTGAAGGTGTTTGCAcctaaaaaaaaatgtcatcattgtttcatcatgttgttcaaaacattcttaatctggggaacacaaacaaagaaattttgagaaatggcacccaatattgtttggttaccaacattcttcaaaatatcttttgtgttctgcagaagaaagaaagaaattagaATTATGGGTAAAAGAGtaaaagaatgttcattttggggtgaactatccctttaaaagtatTTCATTAGTTTTCGAGacaagaaaaaataacaaaaaaacttttttcattacaaaaccaatttttttttaatacagcaaCCGCATAGTTACATTTCTGTTATTTCATAGTTTTGAtgaatgtatgttttattattattctaaactGTGAAACAAATATTAAGAATTACCCTCAATGTTTTAAAGTgaacaatattaataaatatactaactaaatttacattatttacattattaaaacaaGCTGACAAAACAACCAAACTGcaatgcaaacaaaaacaagagaCACTTTTCAAAGTTACAATAACtcaatgtttatgtgtttatttgcagtattaatacactgatatttctCATATTATTCTCTGAATCGACTTCATAAGCCatttaaactgaaaaaaacTTCCCTTCTCCTCCCACAGATGTTAACATCTCACCAAAGGGATAAAGAGGATTGGACTGCAGCAGAGACCATCAGCTGTCCACAAACTCAcaatcctgtcaatcaaaacgtCAACCCTGTTTCTCTACTCTTCTAACCCCccaccatacacacacacacgcacacacacacacacacacgcacacacattgttACAATATGCAGACATATCATCCAGATTGGACAGCAATCTGTTTTATCTTCACCCCTTTTGGCTAAACAGAGGATGACACAAAGTGTCAATCTGAAAACCAGACTGGCTTTGATGTTTGACCTTCAGTTGCAATGTCTTGAGGCACGAAATGATTCCCATCCACTTCACAATCTCCATCCATGACTAGCTGAACCCCCCCCCCCTACTGGGTGACAGCAGTATTACAATGCTGAAGACTACAGTGCATACAGTACATGGATTTCCAAGAGTTGCCATTGGTCCACATGGCCTGCATCTCTTGTGGTTTATAGTAATACGAGTGTTCAGTCAGAGAGGCTTAACACGGACCAGAGCAGCACACAAGATGCATAATGAATGCAAGAAACATCCTGAACTCTCTCTCCGCTCAAATCTTTCCCTCTCAATCTCCTTTCCTTCACTATGTGTATCTCCAACACCAGCAAAACACTGTTCTTTTATTCTGCCTCTTCTTTTCCAGTCTGAGGGAGAAGTGTTCAGCAACCGGACACCAAATAAGACAGAGAGACAAAGACACACCCTGGAGGGAGGAAAATAATCACAAAACAGAAATGggataaacattcattttatgttCAGAATGAAACAGTAAAATGATCCTCTGTTGGAGCAGGATGGACAGATGACAGAAAAATTGAAGAAACGTGGATTGTTTGCTGGTTTATCTGCGTATACTTGTGCAATGACAAATTCACTGATTTGATTGAGGATAACAGGGTACAGACCTCATCAAGCATTATAGCCAACTGGTAAAATGGCTGCTAGCCTTGCGGCCATCGGCTTGGAGACTGTTCCACCCACATGGCAAAAACAGCGAGCCGATTCCTATAGATACACGTCACATAGCTCAATGAATAGTTGGTCTAACACTGCTGGTGGGTTGTGTACTGTACACATTGTTCTTATGGATCCGATTTCTAAAAGGAAACCATCGTCCATGGGGACACTCGGGTTTGGTTTCTCATCGTTTATATCAGAATCCATCTTACCACGGTGCTCTAGCTAAAGGTTTGAATGAGAACAATCTCTCCTGGGTTTTCTATCGGTGTACAGTCAAAACCAGTTGAGCGTTTTGGTCAGCAGTGAGGTGGTGTCAAAGGTGCATTCacgaggtttgtttttgttttttatgctttttttgcCAAATCCTAATCAGTGCTACATTACATTCATCACATCCTGCTATGGCATCAGAAAGCGGTTTCATTCACATTTACAAGGTGACTCAGTATAGAGTTCACACACAGGATGCcaagaacattttactgaaagGTAGAGGCCGGTTTGGTTAGGTGGTCGAAGAGCCAAAATGATATTTGTTACAAAGAGTACTGTAGGAGCTGAATGCATGGTTAGCAACTGTATgcatctgttttttgtttgacaggagcttgagtttttttttaattaagttttaATTTGTATGTTAAAAAGAGAGAGTCACATTTCTTTACTAACTTCGGCCAAATTCAGTTTGACAAACAAGCAAATTTacttaaattattttgaaagaatAATGTGGTGTCAACATTTTGtctgacaaaatgtaaaaaaatcacagaaagAAAATTCAGGCATACATGAAAAGAGGAAgttaaactaaaagtaaaacTTCCTGtaagcattttttaaaagttacatttgttttgtttctcaaCTCACCATCTGCCAGTATTGACCCAAATCTCCCTACAGTACTTTGACATTCAAACTTTTCCATCTTTTCCCCATTGCCCTCTGCTCCTGAATGATGTATAAAGAGCTGTGGATTCCTGCCCTATTCCTCTACTTTTCCTGCAGGATTTGGTTTCACAGTGGTATATTTTTTAAGAGCAGGCTCAGAGGTCTAATGAGTAAGGACTGGATTTCTCTCTTGGGTTCCTATGTGGCTAGGTCTCATTCCAGTGTCAGatttatacacacacattccTGTGTCAGATTTATTTTGTCAGTGCTGAAATGGTTGGCCTCTGTCTGGATAGAAGTGTAGAGTATGGATTGATAAAAGGGCAAAGATGCACAAACTGTATGGGAGAAATAGTGGAACAGAGTTGAGATCTCAGATTCATGACACCGTGTGTGCAGTGCTATCAATCGAATCAAATGTTGATTTTAATtggttaaacatttacattaatgcatCTAAAGTGAATGCATTCAggctatacattttttgtgctCCCTGGAAATCAAACCCACGACATTTGCGCTACTTAACACAATGCTGCACCGATTGAGCTACAGTGTTGAAGACTGAAAAACAGCATTGTGTGTCTCATGTTGACTCAGATGTCCTCCCTCTTTATTTCTACAACATTCACTATCCTCCCGTTTCATAATTAGCATTTTCTCCTATGttatcttgtttttcttttttaaattacaattaaGTTATTGCTAAATATAACATCATATGAGTATGTTTTCTGAACTCTCCTAGCCTTGGCTCTGCTTGGCAACCACATCCGTTACCATGACTACTTAAGTCATTGCTAAGGAAACATTTGATGCATTCATGTGATGATGAATTTAGAATCCTGTTTTAAGATGGATTATGTCATTAGGACTTAACACtcgtgcacacgcacacacacacacagtttaaaTTCATCAAAGCTAAAGTTTTAATGTATTCATAGCACTTATCCTAGGGAAAACTAGCCATCTGTTTACCAACACATAAgagaaaattatttatttaaacaaactgtCCTCCTGAATAAACATTAGCGCATACCACTATAACCCCCAAAAACTCACACCAAAGATTCAGACatgaaatatgatttttttcactcattcgtgtgtgtgtgaccttgCTGTTGTAACTAGAGCAGCACAGACTGGGCTGGGACAGATATAGCTCTGAAACTCAACACTGTTGTAGTGTCTGCGGTCCCACACAGACAAGACAATGACACCAGcagaaaaatgtgtgtttgagtgtgtgtagGCCACAGCAGATGATTCTGTCCTTGACAACAACAGAGACTGTGTGTGTACGTTGTGAGATCATTGCACTTATGGTAAACACTGTAAAAGTACATCTATCCCAAACAGAGAGTTGTGCACACTCACAGTATACATCTGATCCAATTCCCGCACAAGATTTCATTGCCATTATACAGTAGCATGTATTAGAAATTGAATTAAACCATTTTTGATTCTGCATTACTTAGTAGCGGTCCTGAGTGTTAAGCACCCAGTGTGTCCATTAGGGGGCAATGAAGTCTGTGAACGAAGCTGTAAAGCTGAATTTAGATTTAAAACAGTTCAAACAATCTGAAATAACCTTAGAAGAGAGTTGGCTAAAGTGCAATACTGTAATCCAAGAGCGTTTCAAAGGATATACTATAGAGGCGCCTGTTATAGTGGCCAAACCGTCTTTCAGCCCCAAAGCCGGGTATAGAAgtagcatttgtttttttatccaCCAAAATTGGTCTAAAATGTTGGAGAGCTTCTGTTTAATCAGAGAGGGGAACTTGAGTACTGCTTTGGCAAAGGATTGgtggccacacacacacaaaaacatatacACAAACTCCAAAATACCAGCAAAACCACCAGTCCCATCCTTCACCATGCACTGTTACATGAACGAAAGTAAAACAGTATAATCAAAGCAAAGCACTCCCACCTCACTTCTACTGCAATGCTGTAAAATCAAGTAAAGGTCACAATG comes from the Triplophysa rosa linkage group LG9, Trosa_1v2, whole genome shotgun sequence genome and includes:
- the sobpa gene encoding sine oculis-binding protein homolog A isoform X5; the protein is MAEMEKEGRPPENKRSRKPAHPVKREINAEMKVPSNRPHPGMGQAGNLHGNSPYLMSFAENTMNELLGWYGYDKVELRDSDDIDIRNYPDGEMRQHISVLKENSLPKAFAVENSTGSPPHAKSSGSTPTSRNGVPAEVPANPSSSKEHGGLPIIVPLIPPPLIKAPAEEDTSNVQIMCAWCQKVGVKRYSLSMGSELKSFCSEKCFAACRRAYFKRNKLGYVRNCSVCDWCKHIRHTKEYLDFGAGERRLQFCSAKCLNQYKMDIFYKETQAALPGGLCNPSLPAGDTKSESGAGVQLLTPESWSSPLNELRGRKAPSPAGATPVAGPSGSGSGSPSETGTVCSSSSSSSSSSSSMKIPTPRPHESPMLPHYPPPPISGFHPALGVPPGNPPMVMTPRGPVPLPIFMEHQMMQQIRPPFLRPPGLNSPHSNPMIPGIGPPPPTRTLGPPSSPMHRPLHSPQVHPSSTPTLSGNPPGMMYPQPGTHMPALPFPVNMMSAGPIPLPPIMNFGMPSLAPLVPPPTLLVPYPVIVPLPVPIPIPVPIPFSPQASGDRPGNDLTLPNAAGERSNSKAPPSFSPSSSRGDRRDFHQAPPTSDTLSPDFSKQTEQSRTNMVDVMVKTENNGNVSSGHFHKDTPADGVIDLTTNRRSRQQLVIQRAVTCMQVKAEPGMSPPPLQLAEAEVDGIASTSTSETEDNHIDSNAKSPLASVTLPCSDPSYCNGTPPLSQPITCSTKIVPSDISTAKTEPGSATPCNVIVNGSSNVPSAEGSIRTPPLDHRPLVEPCRRTAAMCDEPAATDLEGEDLKENSCLATEKDSAGKRSLNDQSAITTGTGEDKPQSTEDVPSGEDHAYALPLMPKPGCVIQPVPRPADKTTAILPCGLTAPLTGTVAMEMEPPLKRRCLRIRNQNK
- the sobpa gene encoding sine oculis-binding protein homolog A isoform X3, whose product is MSGICVGSDDDPDGEVPSNRPHPGMGQAGNLHGNSPYLMSFAENTMNELLGWYGYDKVELRDSDDIDIRNYPDGEMRQHISVLKENSLPKAFAVENSTGSPPHAKSSGSTPTSRNGVPAEVPANPSSSKEHGGLPIIVPLIPPPLIKAPAEEDTSNVQIMCAWCQKVGVKRYSLSMGSELKSFCSEKCFAACRRAYFKRNKLGYVRNCSAREEEGVPHHSLSKDTPRLVLKTNSDVLVCDWCKHIRHTKEYLDFGAGERRLQFCSAKCLNQYKMDIFYKETQAALPGGLCNPSLPAGDTKSESGAGVQLLTPESWSSPLNELRGRKAPSPAGATPVAGPSGSGSGSPSETGTVCSSSSSSSSSSSSMKIPTPRPHESPMLPHYPPPPISGFHPALGVPPGNPPMVMTPRGPVPLPIFMEHQMMQQIRPPFLRPPGLNSPHSNPMIPGIGPPPPTRTLGPPSSPMHRPLHSPQVHPSSTPTLSGNPPGMMYPQPGTHMPALPFPVNMMSAGPIPLPPIMNFGMPSLAPLVPPPTLLVPYPVIVPLPVPIPIPVPIPFSPQASGDRPGNDLTLPNAAGERSNSKAPPSFSPSSSRGDRRDFHQAPPTSDTLSPDFSKQTEQSRTNMVDVMVKTENNGNVSSGHFHKDTPADGVIDLTTNRRSRQQLVIQRAVTCMQVKAEPGMSPPPLQLAEAEVDGIASTSTSETEDNHIDSNAKSPLASVTLPCSDPSYCNGTPPLSQPITCSTKIVPSDISTAKTEPGSATPCNVIVNGSSNVPSAEGSIRTPPLDHRPLVEPCRRTAAMCDEPAATDLEGEDLKENSCLATEKDSAGKRSLNDQSAITTGTGEDKPQSTEDVPSGEDHAYALPLMPKPGCVIQPVPRPADKTTAILPCGLTAPLTGTVAMEMEPPLKRRCLRIRNQNK
- the sobpa gene encoding sine oculis-binding protein homolog A isoform X2 translates to MAEMEKEGRPPENKRSRKPAHPVKREINAEMKVPSNRPHPGMGQAGNLHGNSPYLMSFAENTMNELLGWYGYDKVELRDSDDIDIRNYPDGEMRQHISVLKENSLPKAFAVENSTGSPPHAKSSGSTPTSRNGVPAEVPANPSSSKEHGGLPIIVPLIPPPLIKAPAEEDTSNVQIMCAWCQKVGVKRYSLSMGSELKSFCSEKCFAACRRAYFKRNKAREEEGVPHHSLSKDTPRLVLKTNSDVLVCDWCKHIRHTKEYLDFGAGERRLQFCSAKCLNQYKMDIFYKETQAALPGGLCNPSLPAGDTKSESGAGVQLLTPESWSSPLNELRGRKAPSPAGATPVAGPSGSGSGSPSETGTVCSSSSSSSSSSSSMKIPTPRPHESPMLPHYPPPPISGFHPALGVPPGNPPMVMTPRGPVPLPIFMEHQMMQQIRPPFLRPPGLNSPHSNPMIPGIGPPPPTRTLGPPSSPMHRPLHSPQVHPSSTPTLSGNPPGMMYPQPGTHMPALPFPVNMMSAGPIPLPPIMNFGMPSLAPLVPPPTLLVPYPVIVPLPVPIPIPVPIPFSPQASGDRPGNDLTLPNAAGERSNSKAPPSFSPSSSRGDRRDFHQAPPTSDTLSPDFSKQTEQSRTNMVDVMVKTENNGNVSSGHFHKDTPADGVIDLTTNRRSRQQLVIQRAVTCMQVKAEPGMSPPPLQLAEAEVDGIASTSTSETEDNHIDSNAKSPLASVTLPCSDPSYCNGTPPLSQPITCSTKIVPSDISTAKTEPGSATPCNVIVNGSSNVPSAEGSIRTPPLDHRPLVEPCRRTAAMCDEPAATDLEGEDLKENSCLATEKDSAGKRSLNDQSAITTGTGEDKPQSTEDVPSGEDHAYALPLMPKPGCVIQPVPRPADKTTAILPCGLTAPLTGTVAMEMEPPLKRRCLRIRNQNK
- the sobpa gene encoding sine oculis-binding protein homolog A isoform X1; the encoded protein is MAEMEKEGRPPENKRSRKPAHPVKREINAEMKVPSNRPHPGMGQAGNLHGNSPYLMSFAENTMNELLGWYGYDKVELRDSDDIDIRNYPDGEMRQHISVLKENSLPKAFAVENSTGSPPHAKSSGSTPTSRNGVPAEVPANPSSSKEHGGLPIIVPLIPPPLIKAPAEEDTSNVQIMCAWCQKVGVKRYSLSMGSELKSFCSEKCFAACRRAYFKRNKLGYVRNCSAREEEGVPHHSLSKDTPRLVLKTNSDVLVCDWCKHIRHTKEYLDFGAGERRLQFCSAKCLNQYKMDIFYKETQAALPGGLCNPSLPAGDTKSESGAGVQLLTPESWSSPLNELRGRKAPSPAGATPVAGPSGSGSGSPSETGTVCSSSSSSSSSSSSMKIPTPRPHESPMLPHYPPPPISGFHPALGVPPGNPPMVMTPRGPVPLPIFMEHQMMQQIRPPFLRPPGLNSPHSNPMIPGIGPPPPTRTLGPPSSPMHRPLHSPQVHPSSTPTLSGNPPGMMYPQPGTHMPALPFPVNMMSAGPIPLPPIMNFGMPSLAPLVPPPTLLVPYPVIVPLPVPIPIPVPIPFSPQASGDRPGNDLTLPNAAGERSNSKAPPSFSPSSSRGDRRDFHQAPPTSDTLSPDFSKQTEQSRTNMVDVMVKTENNGNVSSGHFHKDTPADGVIDLTTNRRSRQQLVIQRAVTCMQVKAEPGMSPPPLQLAEAEVDGIASTSTSETEDNHIDSNAKSPLASVTLPCSDPSYCNGTPPLSQPITCSTKIVPSDISTAKTEPGSATPCNVIVNGSSNVPSAEGSIRTPPLDHRPLVEPCRRTAAMCDEPAATDLEGEDLKENSCLATEKDSAGKRSLNDQSAITTGTGEDKPQSTEDVPSGEDHAYALPLMPKPGCVIQPVPRPADKTTAILPCGLTAPLTGTVAMEMEPPLKRRCLRIRNQNK
- the sobpa gene encoding sine oculis-binding protein homolog A isoform X4, which gives rise to MLIDKVPSNRPHPGMGQAGNLHGNSPYLMSFAENTMNELLGWYGYDKVELRDSDDIDIRNYPDGEMRQHISVLKENSLPKAFAVENSTGSPPHAKSSGSTPTSRNGVPAEVPANPSSSKEHGGLPIIVPLIPPPLIKAPAEEDTSNVQIMCAWCQKVGVKRYSLSMGSELKSFCSEKCFAACRRAYFKRNKLGYVRNCSAREEEGVPHHSLSKDTPRLVLKTNSDVLVCDWCKHIRHTKEYLDFGAGERRLQFCSAKCLNQYKMDIFYKETQAALPGGLCNPSLPAGDTKSESGAGVQLLTPESWSSPLNELRGRKAPSPAGATPVAGPSGSGSGSPSETGTVCSSSSSSSSSSSSMKIPTPRPHESPMLPHYPPPPISGFHPALGVPPGNPPMVMTPRGPVPLPIFMEHQMMQQIRPPFLRPPGLNSPHSNPMIPGIGPPPPTRTLGPPSSPMHRPLHSPQVHPSSTPTLSGNPPGMMYPQPGTHMPALPFPVNMMSAGPIPLPPIMNFGMPSLAPLVPPPTLLVPYPVIVPLPVPIPIPVPIPFSPQASGDRPGNDLTLPNAAGERSNSKAPPSFSPSSSRGDRRDFHQAPPTSDTLSPDFSKQTEQSRTNMVDVMVKTENNGNVSSGHFHKDTPADGVIDLTTNRRSRQQLVIQRAVTCMQVKAEPGMSPPPLQLAEAEVDGIASTSTSETEDNHIDSNAKSPLASVTLPCSDPSYCNGTPPLSQPITCSTKIVPSDISTAKTEPGSATPCNVIVNGSSNVPSAEGSIRTPPLDHRPLVEPCRRTAAMCDEPAATDLEGEDLKENSCLATEKDSAGKRSLNDQSAITTGTGEDKPQSTEDVPSGEDHAYALPLMPKPGCVIQPVPRPADKTTAILPCGLTAPLTGTVAMEMEPPLKRRCLRIRNQNK